One Paenibacillus riograndensis SBR5 DNA segment encodes these proteins:
- a CDS encoding amino acid ABC transporter permease translates to MNVFDIAYEYRNFFLSGLKYTLLLAVLGVFFGFVLGIIVSLLRMSKLWILRFIATAWVEFLRGTPMLVQLFLIHYGLPEFGLEFTPIQSGAITLTINSSAYLAEIFRAGIQGVDRGQVEAARSLGMRQGMTMRYIVLPQAIKNVLPAIGNEFITIIKESSIVSMIGVADLLFEARSVTTITYEGLNPLIVIAVMYFVLTFTLSKVLGLLERRLNTDDRR, encoded by the coding sequence ATGAATGTATTCGATATCGCTTATGAGTACCGCAATTTTTTTCTTTCCGGTTTGAAGTACACATTGCTGTTGGCAGTGCTGGGGGTATTCTTCGGTTTTGTGCTTGGGATCATTGTGTCCCTGCTTCGGATGTCCAAATTGTGGATTCTGCGTTTTATTGCGACGGCCTGGGTGGAATTCCTGCGCGGTACACCTATGCTGGTGCAGCTGTTCCTAATTCATTACGGGCTGCCGGAATTTGGCCTGGAGTTTACACCGATCCAATCCGGCGCTATCACTTTGACCATTAACAGCTCCGCTTATCTGGCTGAGATCTTCCGTGCCGGTATCCAGGGGGTGGACCGCGGACAGGTCGAAGCAGCGCGTTCGCTCGGCATGCGGCAGGGGATGACCATGCGCTATATTGTTCTCCCCCAAGCGATCAAAAACGTGCTGCCCGCCATCGGCAATGAGTTCATTACGATCATTAAAGAGTCTTCGATTGTGTCCATGATCGGGGTGGCAGATCTGCTTTTCGAGGCAAGATCCGTAACAACCATAACCTATGAGGGGCTGAATCCCTTAATTGTGATCGCCGTTATGTATTTTGTTCTTACCTTCACCTTGTCGAAGGTGCTGGGCTTATTGGAAAGGAGGCTGAACACGGATGATCGCCGTTAA